CCGAACATGACGGGCATTCGCGGCTCGATCTTCGCAAGTCCCTGGCCGCCAAGGCCTATGCCCGCACGGCCGCCTATGACGCCGCCATCTCAAACTGGTTTTCCGACACACTCGAAGATCCGGCCCCGGAATACCGCGCCTTCGGTGGCGCGCTGACCCAGGCCCTGCGTTATGGCGAAAACCCGCATCAGAACGCCGCCTTTTACAGAAGCGCCGAAAACCGGGCTGGCATCGCGACGGGCCGACAGGTCCAGGGCAAGGCCCTGAGCTACAACAATCTGGCCGACGCTGATGCGGCATTCGAGCTGGCCGGCGAGTTTGCTTCAGACGACGGCGCCGCCGTTGTTATCGTCAAGCACGCCAATCCGTGCGGCGTCGCTGTGCACGACACGCTGTCTTCCGCTTATGAAAAGGCCTTCGCGGCCGATCCGATTTCCGCTTTTGGCGGTATCGTGGCGATGAACCGCACGCTCGACGCGGTCACTGCCGGGGAGCTTGTGAAGATTTTCACCGAAGTCGTCATTGCACCCGACGCGGACGAGGACGCGCTCGCTGTTCTCTCCGCCAAGTCTAATCTGCGTGTCTTGCTGACAGGCGGGATGCCGGACCCGAAACAGGGTGGCTGGCTGACCAAAACAGTCGCCGGCGGCCTGCTGGTCCAGGAACGTGACATTGGCATGATCGCGCCGTCGGAGTTGAAGGTCGTCACCAAGCGCGCGCCGACCGACGCCGAACTCACCGATCTTATGTTTGGCTGGAAAGTAGTCAAACATGTGAAGTCGAACGCCATTGTTTATGCCCGCAACGGCTCGACTGCGGGGATCGGAATGGGCCAGACCAGCCGCCTGGAAGCCGCCCGCCTGGCCGTCCGCAAGGCAGAGGCGACCGCCGCCGAAAACGGTTGGGATGAGCCGCGGACCAAGGGTTCGGTGTGCGCATCGGACGCCTTCTTCCCGTTTGCCGACGGGCTGCACGCAGCTGTCGACGCCGGCGCCACGGCGATCATCCAGCCGGGTGGTTCCATCCGCGATGAAGAAGTCATTGCTGCCGCTGACGAGGCGGGTATCGCCATGGTCTTCACCGGGATGCGCCATTTCCGGCACTAGCGGGACCTGGCGGCACTGCATGTGAATCAAGCAATCATTGTGTGGCCTCGGGTTTTCACGTCATTGTCGACGCATGAAAATCAGCTTCCTCATCCGCGCCGTCAGCGCCATTGCCCTGGCGATTCTGGCCGGTCTGGCGGGATGCGCCACCGGCAACATGACCGGCTGGAGCGTTCCCAGGCGATCCCTAGAGGATCAGGTCGACCTGCTTCGCGAGCATGTTGAAATCCGGTTGCCCGACAATCAGGACACAGCTGTACCAGCGGTGATAATGCTGCACGGCTGCGGTGGGCTGCGTGACGTCCAGGAGGCCTATGCGGCTGATTTACTGGATGCTGGCTATGCTGTGCTTCTGGTCGATTCCAATCGGGCCCGCGAGATCGACCGCTTCGGTGCCATGACCCAAGTCTGCACCGCGCTTCGTCTGTGGGGTCAGGAACGGGCGGCCGACATTCCCGCCGCGATAGCGCTGGCCCGCGAAAGCTCCGCGATTGATGCAGACCGGCTGGCCCTGATCGGCTGGAGCCATGGCGGTTGGACTGTGTTGGAAGCCCTCGACTACGCCGCGGAGGGGCGTTCAGCGCCTGCACTCCTGCCAACGCCTGCCGATCCGGCTTCGACACCCTTGTCGGGGGTACGGGCAGCAATCGCCCTGTATCCCTATTGCGGATTTCCGGTCCGCGCCGACGGCCGGGGCTTCCCGCGAACCATCCCGCTTCACATCATCCTGGCCGAACGCGACCTGGTCGCCCCGCCTGGCGATTGTGTTCGTCTATTCGACCGCTCCGAAGCGTCCGGGGTTGCGGTTGATCATGAAATCTGGCCTGGCCAGACCCACGCCTTCGACGAACCCAACGGTCCGCCCGACCCGCGCATACAATATGATGCGGACGCGGCTGATAGAGCACGCGCCCGCATATTGGTCTGGCTGGAAGAGGCGTTCCCCTAGCCGGGTTGGACGACTGACGCCATTTCGCCGAGCTGGGTCGAGGCGATGGCCAGCTTGGACAAGCTCCACCCGCCTGACTCGTCCAGCTGGCGCTGGACCGAGTCCACACGACCGGCCTCTTCTTCATTGATCGTGTTCCAGGCTTCGACCAGCGCGTCCGCCCAGTCGCGGGACGGATTTTCCACACCTGATGCGAGGGAACCACCCGCCTGCAGCGCGAAACGCATTGCTGATCCGGTGAAGGCCTGCTGGCTGGCATAGAAGTCTTCCATCAGGCGGCGGACGGCAAGCCGGTCCCAATGCTGCTCTGACGACACTTCCTGACCAAGCCCGCGCAGACGGTCGAACTTGAATCGGGCACCGACGGCGTGATATATGTAAGCTGTTGATGCTAATGGCCAATCTGACTCCATGGCCATATCGATAACGTCTGTCGAGGAGGTCAGAGGCCGCAATTCGGCGACTGCAAGAGCGATGTCTTCCGGGGCGCCGGCTTCAACGAAACGCTTCTGTCGCGACTTCACACCCCGGCGTTCATGGGTCGAGATGATTTCGTGGACCATCGAGCGCAGAGACTGGACCCCGGGCTGATAGGCTCCGATCACGTCACCAATCGCGTCCGGTTTCGCCGATTTCTTGTTCCGACCGCGACGCACAAGCCAATAGGTCTGACGGCGAAGAAGACGGATGATTTCCTCGTGCAAGGCTACCTGGACTGACGCCGGAGCCTTGTTGTCCAGCGCATTGATCGCATCTGTGATCTCGGCAAATCCGAAGATCTGCCGTCCGGCTTCGAAGGCCCGGGCAATGGCCGGCACTGTTGCTGTCGTTGAGTCGATCGCCCGGTGAATGAAGGTCGGGCCGCCCAGGTTGATCATCTCATTGGCGAGCACCGTCGAAATGATCTCGCGCTTCAGGCGATGCCCTTCCATGGCCTCGCCAAAGTCGTGCAGGCCTTTCGGGAAATAGTTGACCAGCATGGATTTGAAGTGCGGGTCATCAGGGACATCCGAGGCGACCAGCTGATCGAAGAGGGTGATCTTGGCATAGGAGGTCAGCACGGCCAGTTCCGGTCGCGTAAGACCCTTTTCCCGCGCCTTCAAGCCACGAACCTGTTCAACCGATGGCAGGCCTTCGACCTCCCGATCAAGCTGCCCCAGCTCTTCAAGCCGGGCCATGAAACGTTCATGGGCGTCCAGGTCGGCCGCTGAGGTATGCTCAGCCAGCGACAGGGCCAGGGACTGGTCGTAATTGTGCCGGAGAACATGGGTCGCGACGTCGCTCGTCATGGATTCCAGCAGTTTGTCCCGGGCCTTCCGGCTCATGTCGCCATTGCGAACCATCGGACGCAACAGGATCTTGATATTGACCTCATGATCCGAACTGTCGACGCCTGCGGAATTGTCGATGAAGTCCGCATTGGCGCGACCACCATGCTGGCCGAATTCGATACGCGCTGCCTGGGTGAAACCCAGATTGGCCCCTTCGCCTATCACCTTGGCCCGGACCTCATTGGCGTTGACGCGCAGGCCGTCATTGGTCTTGTCGCCGACTTCCCAGTGCTGTTCGGCAGTCGCCTTCACATAGGTGCCGATTCCACCGAACCAGAGCAGTTCGACATCCGCCTTCAAAAGCGCATGGATCAGCTCCAACGGACTTGCCGTGTCCTTTTCAAGACCGGTCAGGGCCTTGATCTCGGCCGAAAGCGGGATCGACTTCGCCGATCGCGCGAAAATGCCGCCACCCTTTGAAATCAGCGATTTGTCGTAATCTTGCCAGGATGTACGTGGCAGGTCGAACAAGCGCTTGCGCTCATTCCACATCGTCTCGCAATCGCCCGGATCGGGGTCGATGAAAATGTCGCGATGATCGAAGGCCGCCACGAGCCGGATCTGTCTGGACAACAGCATGCCATTGCCGAACACATCGC
The window above is part of the Maricaulis maris MCS10 genome. Proteins encoded here:
- a CDS encoding dienelactone hydrolase family protein, producing MKISFLIRAVSAIALAILAGLAGCATGNMTGWSVPRRSLEDQVDLLREHVEIRLPDNQDTAVPAVIMLHGCGGLRDVQEAYAADLLDAGYAVLLVDSNRAREIDRFGAMTQVCTALRLWGQERAADIPAAIALARESSAIDADRLALIGWSHGGWTVLEALDYAAEGRSAPALLPTPADPASTPLSGVRAAIALYPYCGFPVRADGRGFPRTIPLHIILAERDLVAPPGDCVRLFDRSEASGVAVDHEIWPGQTHAFDEPNGPPDPRIQYDADAADRARARILVWLEEAFP
- the purH gene encoding bifunctional phosphoribosylaminoimidazolecarboxamide formyltransferase/IMP cyclohydrolase, with translation MSDLDLAPVRRALISVSDKSGLVERGRQLADAGVEILSTGGTLRSLKEAGIPARDVSEVTEFPEMMDGRLKTLHPRVHGGLLARRDNGDDRAAMGAHGIPHIDLLYVNLYPFEETVEKGGAYADCVENIDIGGPAMIRAAAKNHAWVNVCVDGADVDRVLADMAEHDGHSRLDLRKSLAAKAYARTAAYDAAISNWFSDTLEDPAPEYRAFGGALTQALRYGENPHQNAAFYRSAENRAGIATGRQVQGKALSYNNLADADAAFELAGEFASDDGAAVVIVKHANPCGVAVHDTLSSAYEKAFAADPISAFGGIVAMNRTLDAVTAGELVKIFTEVVIAPDADEDALAVLSAKSNLRVLLTGGMPDPKQGGWLTKTVAGGLLVQERDIGMIAPSELKVVTKRAPTDAELTDLMFGWKVVKHVKSNAIVYARNGSTAGIGMGQTSRLEAARLAVRKAEATAAENGWDEPRTKGSVCASDAFFPFADGLHAAVDAGATAIIQPGGSIRDEEVIAAADEAGIAMVFTGMRHFRH